A portion of the Thermodesulfobacteriota bacterium genome contains these proteins:
- a CDS encoding prepilin-type N-terminal cleavage/methylation domain-containing protein, translated as MPKDKAARTTPILVSQQGFTLIEIIAVLILLGILAAVAVPKYIDMSNEAKVKALDAGISELNSRENLAWGRYKLTSPATWADATLLGTYMDTDLGSEYAWSGNNVSFQSGTAKAFTRTASTETTPGNWTRAQ; from the coding sequence ATGCCAAAGGACAAAGCCGCCCGCACCACCCCCATCCTGGTGAGCCAACAGGGCTTCACCCTCATCGAGATCATCGCCGTGCTCATCCTTCTGGGCATCCTGGCTGCCGTGGCCGTGCCCAAGTACATCGACATGTCCAACGAGGCCAAGGTCAAGGCCCTGGACGCCGGGATCTCGGAGCTGAACTCCCGGGAAAACCTGGCCTGGGGCCGGTACAAGCTGACCTCGCCGGCGACCTGGGCCGACGCCACCCTCCTGGGCACGTACATGGACACCGACCTGGGATCGGAATACGCCTGGTCCGGGAACAATGTCTCCTTCCAGAGCGGCACCGCCAAGGCCTTCACCCGCACCGCCTCCACCGAGACCACGCCGGGCAACTGGACCCGCGCCCAGTGA
- a CDS encoding prepilin-type N-terminal cleavage/methylation domain-containing protein, whose product MRQRCARQEDRARSSPGGRPATGAAGFTLLEIVAVLVLLALLAAVAVPKYLDLTEEAKLRALDEAVAQLNSRENLTWSSYKLTDTATWDDSVLQARMTTALGDHYTWTGNDVSFEGGPARTFNRQASTAQAPARWTRSP is encoded by the coding sequence ATGCGGCAGCGGTGTGCGAGGCAGGAGGATCGCGCTCGGAGCAGCCCCGGGGGCCGGCCGGCCACCGGCGCCGCCGGCTTCACCCTGCTGGAGATCGTCGCCGTGCTCGTCCTCCTGGCCCTCCTGGCCGCGGTGGCGGTGCCCAAGTACCTGGACCTCACCGAGGAGGCCAAGCTCCGGGCCCTGGACGAGGCGGTGGCCCAGCTCAACTCCCGGGAGAACCTGACCTGGAGCAGCTACAAGCTGACCGACACCGCGACCTGGGACGATTCGGTGCTGCAGGCGCGCATGACCACGGCGCTGGGCGACCATTACACCTGGACCGGCAACGACGTCTCCTTCGAGGGCGGCCCAGCCAGGACCTTCAACCGCCAGGCCTCCACCGCCCAGGCCCCCGCCCGCTGGACCCGCTCCCCGTAG
- a CDS encoding sigma-54 dependent transcriptional regulator, which produces MGNAAAVFVHAEIFMSLPRFSVSLHVIIPLIFAGLSLLSVIGAYHLTGYTLRQGGAAGLAISLWAGCMALASSGCGLVVARLLLRPMERFMATAKSLPVLAAAAPPVSRPEPGDEIQHLTRFFEQVTDVLSTVEAKSLFPEVIVESRAMRGLLSHVMKVAPTDSTVLILGESGTGKELVAASIYQHSRRLGKPFVTINCVAIPEELLESELFGHEKGAFTGATSRKIGKFEAANGGTIFLDEIGDMPLSLQAKLLRVLQERELERVGGTRPIRLDVRFIAATNKNLLQMVEKGRFREDLYHRLNVFVLQVPPLRERRRDDIPILVEHFLAQAPRPARLDDGALQALVNYSWPGNVRELKNTVERASLICEEGLITLAHLPPAMVQAAPAPAAAGEADPGASLDARLGALEKGMIIEALKRTGGVQVRAAALLGINQRSLWHRVKKYGIDVAALK; this is translated from the coding sequence TTGGGAAACGCTGCCGCCGTTTTTGTCCACGCCGAGATCTTCATGAGCCTGCCCCGCTTCTCCGTCAGCCTCCATGTCATCATCCCCCTGATCTTTGCCGGTCTGTCGCTCCTGTCGGTCATCGGTGCGTATCATCTCACCGGCTATACCCTGCGCCAGGGTGGAGCAGCGGGCCTGGCCATCTCCCTGTGGGCCGGGTGCATGGCCCTGGCCAGCAGCGGCTGTGGCCTGGTGGTGGCCCGTCTCCTCCTGCGGCCGATGGAGCGCTTCATGGCGACCGCCAAGAGCCTGCCCGTTCTGGCCGCCGCAGCGCCGCCCGTCAGCCGGCCGGAGCCCGGGGACGAGATCCAGCATCTGACGCGCTTTTTCGAACAGGTCACCGACGTGCTGTCCACGGTGGAGGCCAAGAGCCTCTTCCCGGAGGTGATCGTGGAAAGCCGAGCCATGCGGGGCCTGCTCTCCCATGTCATGAAGGTGGCGCCCACCGATTCCACCGTGCTCATCCTGGGGGAGAGCGGCACCGGCAAGGAGCTGGTGGCGGCCAGCATCTACCAGCACAGCCGCCGCCTGGGCAAGCCCTTTGTCACGATCAACTGCGTGGCCATTCCCGAGGAGCTTCTGGAGAGCGAGCTGTTCGGCCATGAGAAGGGGGCGTTCACCGGCGCCACCAGCCGCAAGATCGGCAAGTTCGAGGCGGCCAACGGCGGCACCATCTTTCTCGACGAGATCGGCGACATGCCTTTGTCCCTGCAGGCCAAGCTCCTGCGGGTCCTGCAGGAGCGGGAGCTGGAAAGGGTGGGGGGGACCCGTCCGATCCGGCTTGATGTGCGCTTCATTGCCGCCACCAACAAGAATCTCCTGCAGATGGTCGAAAAGGGCCGCTTCCGGGAGGACCTCTATCACCGGCTGAACGTCTTCGTGCTCCAGGTGCCGCCGTTGCGGGAACGGCGCCGGGATGACATCCCGATCCTGGTGGAGCATTTCCTGGCCCAGGCGCCCCGGCCGGCCCGCCTCGACGATGGGGCCTTGCAGGCCCTGGTCAACTACAGCTGGCCGGGCAATGTGCGGGAGCTTAAGAACACCGTCGAGCGGGCGTCCCTGATCTGCGAGGAGGGGCTCATCACGTTGGCCCACCTGCCGCCGGCCATGGTGCAGGCAGCGCCGGCGCCGGCGGCGGCCGGCGAGGCCGATCCGGGGGCCTCCCTGGATGCCCGCCTGGGGGCGCTGGAGAAGGGGATGATCATCGAGGCCCTGAAGCGGACCGGCGGGGTGCAGGTGCGGGCCGCGGCGCTCCTGGGTATCAACCAGCGCAGCCTGTGGCACCGGGTGAAGAAGTACGGCATCGACGTGGCGGCCCTGAAATAG
- a CDS encoding DUF4390 domain-containing protein yields MPSRPAGFTLPGRSPVPWRSLALVLAALFAGLLPAQPAPAAEPPAITEVIVTNSQTELLVYLSVADGFPPEVVECLHSGMPLTFTFFLELSEVRPAWPDRTLVEHSLERILTYDSLRDEYRITEEEGDRAVVTIKAWRDAKARMAALAGFRMAPLSVLVPEGRYRLAAKVKLTRKGPAVKLLDLVPFLSFWDQESDWHAVEFRY; encoded by the coding sequence TTGCCTTCGCGCCCTGCCGGCTTTACCCTCCCTGGCCGCTCGCCGGTGCCCTGGCGCTCCCTGGCGCTGGTGCTGGCCGCCCTTTTCGCCGGGCTGCTGCCTGCCCAGCCGGCGCCGGCTGCCGAGCCGCCGGCCATCACCGAGGTCATCGTCACCAACTCCCAGACCGAGCTTCTGGTGTATCTCTCCGTGGCGGACGGCTTTCCGCCGGAGGTCGTGGAATGCCTCCACAGCGGCATGCCGCTGACCTTCACCTTCTTCCTGGAGCTTTCGGAGGTACGGCCGGCCTGGCCTGACCGCACCCTGGTGGAGCATTCCCTGGAGCGCATCCTGACCTACGACTCCCTCCGGGACGAATACCGGATCACCGAGGAGGAGGGCGACCGGGCGGTGGTGACCATCAAGGCCTGGCGGGACGCCAAGGCCCGGATGGCCGCGCTGGCCGGCTTCCGGATGGCCCCCCTTTCCGTCCTGGTGCCGGAGGGCCGCTACCGGCTGGCGGCCAAGGTGAAGCTGACCAGAAAGGGCCCGGCCGTGAAGCTCCTGGATCTCGTGCCCTTCCTGTCCTTCTGGGACCAGGAGAGCGACTGGCACGCGGTGGAATTCCGGTACTGA
- a CDS encoding ATP-binding protein, whose protein sequence is MTSGPPPSTLPAPASGPDRPAADPTRKRRRLWLVIAGCLALVSLFTFLETRLISLGPVPLPVSGNVLVFTLINLNVILLLLMVFLVLRNLVHLAFERRQRLLGSSLRTKLVISFVSLSLIPTGLLFAVALQFVSTSMDYWFNSRVEESLEESLALSRSLYQEVRQDSLRASQIVAARLAAAGLAADAAGAQQQLAGLAAELGLAGLELVTPAGSIRAGSSALAAAALPELPAPLVRRALAGEAGLSIVQSLPAGDVVRGLTMTPGGLLASAKLIPAQRLRQMEAVSQGLGGYRQLILLKGPLKTSLLVLLLIVTLLIVFSAIWFGFYVARGLTGPIKGLAFATRRVAEGDLDFVLAPESSDEMGVLVESFNRMTQDLKASHRQLAESNQALLAKNIELDNRRRHTEIILQNVAAGVVSFDASGIITSFNRFAEELFRIPAASVVAQPYQAILPAAYRTVLEDLMAELAGSDRPTIQRPLRLAIRRQPHSLVASLTRLEDEAGNRQGHVLVFENLTELEKAQRVAAWREVARRIAHEVKNPLTPIGLSAQRLRKRYLHVLGENAEVFDLCTRTIISQVEELRRLVGEFSSFARLPAVQLAPGRIQDMVRETMALYQEAHREMVFVFEEEDVIPEFSFDRKQLQQVVVNLLDNGVAALAAGGRLKVSLALDRDHKRVILEVADNGPGVPDEDKPRVFEPYFSTKKGGTGLGLAIASSVVAGHGGYMRVRDNPGGGAVFVVDLPLA, encoded by the coding sequence ATGACCTCCGGCCCGCCGCCGTCAACCCTGCCAGCCCCCGCCTCCGGACCGGATCGACCAGCTGCCGACCCGACCAGGAAGCGCCGGCGGCTGTGGCTGGTCATCGCCGGCTGCCTGGCCCTGGTCAGTCTCTTCACCTTTCTGGAGACGCGGCTCATCTCCTTGGGGCCAGTGCCTCTGCCGGTGAGCGGCAATGTCCTGGTCTTCACCCTCATCAACCTCAACGTCATCCTGCTCCTGCTCATGGTGTTCCTGGTTCTGCGGAACCTGGTGCACCTGGCCTTCGAGCGGCGGCAGCGGCTCCTGGGCTCGTCGCTGCGCACCAAGCTGGTCATTTCCTTCGTCTCCTTGTCCCTCATCCCCACCGGCCTCCTGTTCGCGGTCGCCCTGCAGTTCGTTTCCACCAGCATGGATTACTGGTTCAACAGCCGTGTCGAGGAATCCCTGGAGGAGTCCCTGGCCTTGAGCCGCAGCCTGTACCAGGAGGTGCGCCAGGACAGCCTGCGGGCCAGCCAGATCGTGGCGGCTCGTTTGGCGGCGGCAGGCCTGGCTGCCGATGCCGCCGGCGCCCAGCAGCAGCTGGCCGGCCTGGCCGCCGAGCTGGGCCTGGCCGGGCTGGAGCTCGTCACCCCGGCCGGCAGCATCCGGGCCGGCAGCAGCGCCCTGGCGGCCGCCGCCCTGCCCGAGCTGCCGGCGCCCCTGGTCCGCCGCGCCCTGGCCGGGGAAGCCGGTCTCAGCATTGTCCAGTCCCTGCCGGCCGGCGATGTCGTCCGGGGCCTGACCATGACGCCAGGGGGCCTGCTGGCCAGCGCCAAGCTCATCCCGGCCCAGCGGCTGCGGCAGATGGAGGCCGTTTCCCAGGGCCTGGGGGGCTACCGCCAGCTCATACTGCTCAAGGGGCCTCTCAAGACCAGCCTCTTGGTCCTCCTGCTCATTGTCACCCTGCTCATCGTCTTTTCCGCCATCTGGTTCGGCTTCTACGTGGCCCGAGGCCTCACCGGCCCCATCAAAGGGCTGGCCTTTGCCACCCGCCGGGTGGCGGAGGGGGATCTGGACTTCGTCCTGGCGCCGGAGTCCAGCGATGAGATGGGGGTTCTGGTGGAGTCCTTCAACCGCATGACCCAGGACCTCAAGGCCAGTCACCGGCAGTTGGCGGAAAGCAACCAGGCCCTCTTGGCCAAGAACATCGAGCTGGACAACCGCCGCCGCCACACCGAGATCATCCTCCAGAACGTGGCTGCCGGCGTGGTCTCTTTTGACGCGAGCGGCATCATCACCTCCTTCAACCGTTTTGCCGAGGAGCTGTTCCGGATCCCGGCCGCCAGCGTCGTGGCCCAGCCGTACCAGGCCATTCTCCCTGCCGCCTACCGGACCGTGCTGGAGGATCTCATGGCCGAGCTGGCCGGAAGCGACCGGCCCACCATCCAGCGCCCGTTGCGCCTGGCCATCCGCCGCCAGCCCCACTCGCTCGTGGCCAGCCTCACCCGCCTGGAGGATGAGGCCGGCAATCGCCAGGGCCATGTGCTGGTCTTTGAGAACCTGACCGAGCTGGAGAAGGCACAGCGGGTCGCCGCCTGGCGGGAGGTGGCCCGGCGCATCGCCCACGAGGTGAAAAACCCCCTCACTCCCATCGGCCTGTCGGCACAGCGGCTGCGCAAGCGCTACCTCCATGTCCTGGGCGAGAACGCCGAGGTCTTTGATCTGTGCACCCGTACCATCATCAGCCAAGTGGAGGAGCTTAGGCGCCTGGTGGGCGAGTTTTCGAGCTTTGCCCGCCTGCCGGCGGTGCAGCTGGCCCCGGGCCGCATCCAGGACATGGTGCGGGAGACCATGGCCCTCTATCAGGAGGCCCACCGGGAGATGGTGTTCGTCTTCGAGGAGGAGGACGTCATCCCGGAATTCTCCTTCGACCGCAAACAGCTCCAGCAGGTGGTGGTCAACCTCCTGGACAACGGTGTGGCGGCGCTGGCCGCCGGCGGCCGCCTCAAGGTGTCCCTCGCCCTGGACAGAGACCACAAACGGGTTATCTTGGAGGTGGCGGACAACGGCCCCGGGGTTCCGGACGAGGACAAGCCGCGGGTCTTCGAGCCGTACTTTTCCACCAAGAAGGGCGGCACCGGCCTGGGCCTGGCCATCGCCAGCTCGGTGGTGGCGGGCCACGGCGGCTACATGCGGGTGCGGGACAACCCCGGGGGGGGAGCCGTGTTCGTGGTGGACCTGCCCCTGGCATGA
- a CDS encoding sigma-54 dependent transcriptional regulator: MNPLGPTDKPRILIVDDEARIRESIAGILADEGFLALEATDGQECLSRLEESRPDLVLLDIWMPGLDGLAVLKTIKESDPTLPVIMISGHGTIETAVKATRMGAYDFIEKPPSYDKIVVAISNALRLARLEADNTIYRQREEHRPRLTGDSPAMIRLRAEIERVAPTDAWVLIRGEHGTGKELVAQAIHRQSRRRDRLMVEVNCAAIPEELIESELFGHERGAFTGATATKEGRFDQADGGSLFLDEIGDMSLKTQAKILRILQEQKFERVGGNRTRRVDVRVLAATNKNLEEEIAAGTFREDLFWRLNVVPIFVPPLRERASDLPVLAALFLDDCATKGLGKKTLTPAALEVLRAHSWPGNVRELRNLVERLAIMCPEPLIRDDLVQAFLRPAGQQGGAGATSPEPAPAWPLEFREARRQFERHFLRQRLLANGGNISQTADQIGLERSHLHKKLKALALAPEGD, translated from the coding sequence ATGAATCCCCTTGGCCCCACGGACAAGCCGCGCATCCTGATCGTCGACGACGAGGCCCGCATCCGGGAGTCCATCGCCGGTATCCTGGCGGACGAGGGCTTCCTGGCTCTGGAGGCCACGGATGGCCAGGAGTGCCTGAGCCGCCTCGAGGAGAGCCGGCCGGATCTGGTGCTCCTGGACATCTGGATGCCGGGCCTTGACGGCCTGGCGGTGCTCAAGACCATCAAGGAGAGCGATCCGACCCTGCCGGTGATCATGATCTCGGGCCACGGCACCATCGAGACCGCGGTCAAGGCCACCCGGATGGGGGCCTACGACTTCATCGAAAAGCCGCCTTCCTATGACAAGATCGTGGTCGCCATCAGCAATGCCTTGCGCCTGGCCCGGCTGGAGGCGGACAACACCATCTACCGCCAGCGGGAGGAGCATCGTCCCCGGCTGACCGGCGACAGCCCGGCCATGATCCGGCTGCGGGCCGAGATCGAGCGGGTGGCGCCCACCGACGCCTGGGTGCTCATCCGGGGCGAGCATGGCACCGGCAAGGAACTGGTGGCCCAGGCCATCCACCGCCAGAGCCGCCGCCGGGACCGGTTGATGGTGGAGGTGAACTGCGCCGCCATCCCGGAAGAGCTCATCGAGTCCGAGCTCTTCGGCCATGAGCGCGGCGCCTTCACCGGCGCCACCGCGACCAAGGAAGGCCGCTTCGACCAGGCGGATGGCGGCAGCCTGTTTCTGGACGAGATCGGCGACATGAGCCTCAAGACCCAGGCCAAGATCCTGCGTATCCTCCAGGAGCAGAAGTTCGAGCGGGTGGGCGGCAACCGCACCCGGCGGGTGGATGTGCGGGTTCTGGCGGCCACCAACAAGAACCTGGAAGAGGAGATCGCTGCCGGCACCTTCCGGGAGGATCTCTTCTGGCGCCTCAACGTGGTGCCGATCTTTGTGCCGCCGCTCAGGGAGCGCGCCAGCGATCTGCCAGTGCTGGCGGCCCTGTTCCTGGACGACTGCGCCACCAAAGGGCTGGGCAAAAAGACGCTGACCCCGGCTGCCCTGGAGGTGCTGCGGGCCCACAGCTGGCCAGGGAACGTCCGGGAGCTGCGCAATCTTGTTGAGCGGCTGGCCATCATGTGCCCGGAGCCGCTCATCAGGGACGATCTGGTGCAGGCCTTCCTGCGGCCGGCGGGCCAGCAGGGCGGAGCCGGTGCGACCAGCCCCGAGCCGGCGCCGGCCTGGCCCCTGGAATTCCGGGAGGCCCGCCGCCAGTTCGAGCGACACTTCCTGCGCCAGCGCCTGCTGGCCAATGGCGGCAACATCTCCCAGACCGCCGACCAGATCGGTCTTGAGCGCAGCCATCTGCACAAGAAGCTCAAGGCCCTCGCCCTGGCCCCGGAGGGCGACTGA
- a CDS encoding AAA family ATPase, which produces MPKPAAQPRHDLRQQPHATDPPGHGLPSPKEIERDLEQYLSKKYGERVKVMSQILTPQPQRPDEPEAGPATGPGLLRDFALKPEELVAYLDEYVVRQDEAKAILATKICTHFNRLRRALADPKRAGRERGRIKSNVLLIGPTGVGKTFLIKLIADKLGVPFVKGDATKFSETGYVGGDVEDLVRELVERAGGDLEAAQHGIIYIDEIDKIAASRNLIGPDVSRTGVQRALLKPMEETEVDLRVPHDPIAQLEALERYRATGKRERRTVNTRDILFIMSGAFADLDDIIRKRLGSQAIGFASPMRARREQPDLCREVRAEDLHAYGFESEFIGRLPVIAVFDPLSEGDLFVILKNPNSSVVASKKQDFLAYGIRLLFEDEALQELARRAQAEGTGARGLVRVVESVLLPFEKRLPSTDIRFLVASAALVYAPQAQLQALLGDPAVRTGHERRYQELLASQRQELVAFLRERSGPYLESQGLPLSAPRLELMAARCQEDLLDTRAVCDRWLELARAVHDCEPAITERCGMQVVFGEDAVDAILATWPQGPEEIQALVTRLGQAYEYGLRLISHKKGWPRIVIPAAGVTEPAAFINELVDRTFHTQD; this is translated from the coding sequence ATGCCCAAGCCTGCCGCCCAGCCCCGGCACGATCTTCGCCAGCAGCCCCACGCCACCGACCCTCCCGGCCATGGCCTGCCCTCTCCCAAGGAGATCGAGCGGGACCTGGAGCAATACCTGTCCAAAAAGTATGGGGAGCGGGTCAAGGTGATGTCCCAGATCCTGACCCCGCAGCCCCAGCGGCCCGACGAGCCGGAAGCAGGACCGGCCACCGGGCCCGGCCTGCTGCGGGACTTCGCCCTCAAGCCCGAGGAGCTGGTGGCCTATCTCGACGAATATGTGGTCCGCCAGGACGAGGCCAAGGCGATCCTGGCCACCAAGATCTGCACCCATTTCAACCGCCTCCGCCGGGCGCTCGCCGACCCGAAGCGGGCCGGCCGGGAGCGGGGCCGCATCAAGAGCAATGTGCTGCTCATCGGCCCTACCGGCGTCGGCAAGACCTTTCTCATCAAGCTCATCGCCGACAAGCTGGGGGTGCCCTTCGTCAAGGGCGACGCCACCAAATTCAGCGAGACCGGCTACGTGGGCGGGGATGTGGAGGATCTGGTCCGGGAGCTGGTGGAGCGGGCGGGCGGTGACCTGGAGGCGGCCCAGCACGGCATCATCTACATCGACGAGATCGACAAGATCGCGGCCAGCCGCAACCTCATCGGCCCGGATGTCTCCCGCACCGGGGTCCAGCGCGCCCTGCTGAAGCCCATGGAGGAGACCGAGGTGGACTTGCGGGTGCCCCATGATCCCATCGCCCAGCTGGAGGCCCTGGAGCGGTACCGGGCCACCGGCAAGCGGGAAAGGCGCACCGTCAACACCCGGGACATCCTCTTCATCATGAGCGGCGCCTTCGCCGACCTGGACGACATCATCCGCAAGCGGCTGGGCAGCCAAGCCATCGGCTTTGCCAGCCCCATGCGAGCCCGGCGGGAGCAGCCGGACCTCTGCCGGGAGGTCCGGGCGGAGGATCTCCACGCCTATGGCTTTGAAAGCGAGTTCATCGGCCGCCTGCCGGTGATCGCCGTCTTTGATCCCTTGAGCGAAGGCGATCTGTTCGTTATTCTCAAGAATCCCAACAGCTCGGTGGTGGCCAGCAAGAAGCAGGATTTCCTGGCCTACGGGATCCGGCTGCTGTTCGAGGACGAGGCCCTCCAGGAACTGGCCCGGCGGGCCCAGGCGGAGGGCACCGGCGCCCGGGGGCTGGTGCGGGTGGTGGAATCGGTGCTGCTGCCCTTCGAAAAGCGCCTGCCGTCCACCGACATCCGCTTTCTGGTGGCGAGCGCCGCCCTGGTGTACGCCCCCCAGGCTCAGCTGCAGGCGCTGCTTGGGGATCCGGCGGTCCGCACCGGCCACGAGCGCCGCTACCAGGAGCTTCTGGCCAGCCAGCGCCAGGAGCTGGTCGCCTTTCTCCGGGAGCGCTCCGGCCCCTATCTGGAATCCCAGGGCCTGCCGCTTTCGGCGCCGCGGCTGGAGCTGATGGCCGCCCGCTGCCAGGAGGACCTGCTGGACACCCGGGCGGTCTGCGACCGGTGGCTGGAGCTGGCCCGGGCGGTCCACGACTGCGAGCCGGCCATCACCGAGCGCTGCGGCATGCAGGTCGTCTTTGGCGAGGATGCCGTGGACGCCATCCTCGCCACCTGGCCCCAGGGGCCGGAGGAGATCCAGGCCCTGGTTACCCGGCTGGGCCAGGCCTACGAATACGGCCTGCGGCTCATCAGCCACAAGAAGGGCTGGCCCCGGATCGTCATCCCGGCGGCCGGGGTCACCGAGCCGGCGGCCTTCATCAACGAGCTGGTGGATCGGACCTTCCACACCCAGGACTGA
- a CDS encoding cytochrome c3 family protein — protein MALGIAAPTSARVTGFLCSNCHTMHNSQDGGPVVRTGLGAGWDSGTLDGGLPGDPQASLLRTDCVGCHTSAGTDTIVTVGGSRIPIVYNLMAPVDPLAGGNFYWVAHDGDSRGHNVRGISNADGTLAVAPGAIGCSSSCHTSLALTDAQTYGQRRNGCQGCHNSVRHHGQDDAGVPVTADGGWYRFLSAPSGHDMLGGAGVNGIEDPDWEQQPTANAHNHYYSGTGADNDTPQSIGKFCAGCHYNFHSPGFSTTFMGTDNGGGSNPWLRHPSDVVIPNEYEFQAFTVYDPQVPVARPEASLTGFDPATVRPGTDRVTCISCHRAHGSPYNDMLRWDRTTITTGATGAAAGTGCFRCHTSKDGQ, from the coding sequence TTGGCTCTCGGCATCGCGGCTCCGACCAGCGCCCGGGTCACGGGCTTTCTGTGCAGCAACTGCCATACCATGCACAACAGCCAGGACGGCGGGCCAGTGGTCCGGACCGGGCTGGGCGCCGGCTGGGACAGCGGCACCCTGGACGGCGGCCTGCCGGGCGACCCCCAGGCGTCTCTGCTCCGGACCGATTGCGTCGGCTGCCACACCAGCGCCGGCACCGACACCATCGTCACGGTGGGCGGCTCCCGCATCCCCATCGTCTACAACCTGATGGCGCCGGTGGACCCGCTGGCCGGCGGCAATTTCTACTGGGTGGCCCACGATGGGGACAGCCGCGGCCATAACGTCCGCGGCATCTCCAACGCGGACGGGACCCTGGCCGTGGCGCCGGGCGCCATCGGCTGCTCCAGCAGCTGCCACACCTCCCTGGCCCTCACCGATGCCCAGACCTATGGCCAGCGCCGCAACGGCTGCCAGGGCTGCCACAACAGCGTCAGACACCATGGCCAGGACGACGCCGGGGTGCCGGTCACGGCAGACGGTGGCTGGTACCGCTTCCTGAGCGCCCCCTCCGGCCACGACATGCTGGGCGGCGCCGGGGTCAACGGCATCGAGGACCCGGACTGGGAGCAGCAGCCCACCGCCAACGCCCACAACCATTATTACAGCGGCACCGGTGCCGACAACGACACCCCCCAGTCCATCGGCAAGTTCTGCGCCGGCTGCCACTACAACTTCCACTCCCCGGGCTTCTCCACCACCTTCATGGGCACCGACAACGGCGGCGGCAGCAACCCCTGGCTGCGGCATCCGTCGGATGTGGTCATCCCCAACGAATACGAGTTCCAGGCCTTCACCGTCTACGATCCCCAGGTGCCGGTGGCTCGGCCCGAGGCCAGCCTGACCGGTTTCGATCCTGCCACCGTCCGTCCCGGCACCGACCGGGTCACCTGCATCTCGTGCCACCGCGCCCACGGCAGCCCGTACAACGACATGCTGCGCTGGGACCGCACCACCATCACCACCGGCGCCACCGGCGCGGCGGCCGGCACCGGCTGCTTCCGCTGCCACACCAGCAAGGACGGCCAGTAG